One window of Paenibacillus sp. FSL K6-3182 genomic DNA carries:
- a CDS encoding MMPL family transporter, protein MSTFLYRLGKSAYTKPWYFIISWIAILGVVLAILGVNGIHVTSDMKIEGTESQKVLDQLSAELPEASGGQASIVFTAPKDERLDTPERLSAITKAVNDVYNLEYVINAAELAAKAGASASENAQGSAPQQGDGTAQATTGELPPFGPLMVNGVPVPGVMLASDGSVALFQFQFTVQQMSLPESVPDSVIDAAMSVEQTGIQALPSDSLSTKPSIGSTEAIGIAVAAVVLFMTLGSVVAAGLPLLTALMGVGISVGGAYAFSKFIHMTDLTPVLALMVGLAVGIDYSLFIVNRQRRMILDQGLSAREAASRAVGTAGSAVFFAGLTVIIALCGMLVIGIGFLSAMALVAALAVLVNVLVALTLLPALLGLLGERICSAKARTKSSTQTKKTAQGFAHRWVTAIAKGRWLIIVAVIVILGAAALPVAKMEMGIPSGATANLDTPSRQSYDAISNGFGEGFNGPLLLVAKPKGASDKVTPELLNGLVQDLGKHENVSLVTPMGVNKTGDMAIISLIPKTGPTDAETKNLVREIRASDSSMALTYDVTVGVTGFTAINIDMSSKLAEVFPLYVGIIVILSLIILLLVFRSIIVPLKATVGFLLSVLATFGITTAVYQWGWLHSLFGFDTGGPLLSFMPIMVTGILYGLAMDYQVFLVSSMRESYVHGHHGTESVVHGYNQASRVVVAAAVIMVSVFAGFIFAHDIMIKQIGFALAIGILIDAFFVRMALVPAVMAVFGDKAWWLPKWLDRMLPNLDVEGDKLLAELKSQESAATIKAKPRRAY, encoded by the coding sequence ATGTCAACTTTTCTGTACAGATTGGGTAAGTCAGCCTATACCAAGCCGTGGTATTTCATTATTAGCTGGATCGCAATTCTCGGAGTTGTACTCGCTATACTCGGAGTCAATGGAATCCATGTAACCTCCGATATGAAAATTGAGGGAACGGAATCGCAGAAGGTATTGGATCAGTTGTCAGCGGAACTGCCAGAAGCTTCAGGCGGACAAGCCAGCATCGTATTTACGGCTCCCAAAGACGAACGACTAGATACACCAGAGCGTTTGAGCGCCATTACTAAAGCTGTTAATGATGTTTATAACCTTGAATATGTTATTAATGCTGCTGAATTGGCTGCTAAAGCCGGCGCTTCAGCTTCAGAAAACGCTCAAGGGAGTGCACCACAACAAGGGGACGGAACAGCGCAAGCAACCACAGGTGAATTACCTCCCTTCGGCCCTCTAATGGTCAACGGTGTTCCGGTACCTGGCGTGATGCTTGCCTCTGACGGCAGCGTTGCCCTGTTCCAATTCCAATTCACCGTTCAGCAAATGTCACTTCCTGAATCGGTACCCGATTCCGTCATCGATGCCGCCATGTCTGTTGAACAAACGGGTATTCAAGCATTGCCAAGCGACTCGCTGTCAACTAAACCTTCCATTGGTTCGACAGAAGCTATCGGTATTGCCGTAGCTGCCGTTGTGCTATTCATGACACTTGGTTCGGTTGTTGCTGCTGGCTTGCCGCTTCTAACTGCCTTAATGGGAGTAGGAATTAGCGTAGGAGGAGCATACGCCTTCTCAAAATTCATCCATATGACTGATCTCACTCCTGTTCTAGCGCTTATGGTTGGGCTTGCCGTCGGAATTGACTACTCGCTGTTTATCGTAAATCGTCAACGCCGCATGATTCTTGATCAGGGATTAAGTGCGCGGGAAGCAGCCAGCAGAGCAGTCGGCACAGCCGGAAGTGCAGTGTTTTTCGCTGGCTTGACCGTTATTATTGCTTTGTGCGGCATGCTTGTCATCGGAATTGGCTTCTTGTCTGCCATGGCGCTTGTTGCTGCTTTGGCTGTCCTCGTCAATGTTCTGGTTGCTTTAACTCTGCTGCCGGCACTGCTAGGTCTGCTGGGTGAACGCATCTGCTCAGCAAAAGCGCGTACGAAGAGCAGCACCCAAACGAAGAAAACTGCTCAAGGGTTCGCACACCGCTGGGTAACAGCAATAGCGAAAGGCCGCTGGCTAATTATTGTTGCTGTTATTGTTATTCTTGGCGCAGCAGCACTACCAGTCGCAAAAATGGAAATGGGCATCCCATCAGGAGCCACGGCTAACTTAGATACACCATCAAGGCAGAGCTACGACGCCATTTCAAACGGTTTTGGCGAAGGCTTCAATGGCCCGTTGCTCCTAGTAGCAAAACCAAAAGGCGCATCGGACAAAGTGACGCCGGAATTGCTGAATGGTCTAGTTCAAGATCTAGGGAAGCATGAAAATGTTTCGCTTGTGACACCTATGGGCGTAAACAAAACCGGAGATATGGCGATTATTAGCCTCATCCCAAAAACAGGTCCAACGGATGCAGAAACCAAAAACCTAGTTCGTGAGATTCGAGCTTCTGATTCCAGCATGGCGCTAACGTATGATGTCACGGTTGGCGTAACTGGGTTCACAGCAATTAACATCGATATGTCATCGAAGCTGGCTGAGGTGTTCCCTCTCTACGTCGGCATTATCGTTATCCTATCGCTTATTATTCTGCTGCTCGTGTTTCGCTCAATCATCGTTCCACTCAAAGCTACGGTTGGATTCCTTCTCAGTGTGCTCGCCACATTCGGGATTACTACGGCCGTATACCAATGGGGATGGCTTCACTCCCTCTTCGGCTTTGATACCGGCGGTCCGCTGCTCAGCTTTATGCCGATTATGGTTACGGGCATTCTTTACGGTCTTGCGATGGATTATCAAGTGTTCCTCGTCAGCTCCATGCGCGAGTCTTACGTACATGGTCATCACGGAACAGAGAGTGTCGTTCACGGCTACAATCAGGCCAGCCGTGTAGTAGTAGCCGCTGCCGTGATAATGGTGTCCGTGTTCGCAGGCTTTATTTTCGCGCATGATATTATGATTAAGCAGATCGGTTTTGCACTCGCAATCGGCATTCTTATTGACGCCTTTTTCGTCCGCATGGCGCTTGTCCCAGCTGTCATGGCTGTCTTCGGCGACAAAGCTTGGTGGCTGCCGAAATGGCTAGACCGCATGCTGCCGAACCTGGATGTCGAAGGTGATAAGCTTCTAGCTGAACTGAAGAGCCAGGAGAGCGCTGCTACCATTAAGGCGAAACCTCGTCGAGCATATTGA
- a CDS encoding ABC transporter substrate-binding protein: MKSSKMLIFLVLMLVSTSILAACSNKEEVGGKGKLETLTILYPGDESDRMTEFLGNEFSEKMAADLGLKLKVIFVPWAQYWEQKDIMLAANEPIDLYWDGLPDLSTIVNKKQSMPLDDLIKQYGQDMLKVLPMEQFQGAVIDGKIHGIPSAYAPSSAMYQLVAVRQDILEAVGMNEIKTAEDLKDFATKAKKQFPEMKGPADIVFKPLTRYFTEEQYNFIAVEDLIVFGEDSKKAHSYYESEAFQKVAKFNRSMYDAGLYSEDLTIKYNERDSRMQTGLYLWVEGSLGKEMEIIDAIKANAPDARVKTYLLAPEKPRYITATGGEVLGVPVTAPNPEGAIKFVNWIYKSKENYQLALYGVEGKDYEIVDGRIKKLTANEFFYEWMFRNQNYQLFGPDVAQESIDHYKTWDDEAVTSASLGFRFNNEKVKLIETALKEVAGKDLAAIRSGFVDFETEYPKAIKKLKAAGIDDYVAEIQRQLDEFLASK, encoded by the coding sequence ATGAAATCCAGTAAAATGCTTATCTTTTTGGTTTTAATGCTAGTTTCTACTTCAATACTAGCAGCGTGTAGCAACAAGGAAGAGGTTGGAGGAAAGGGGAAGCTCGAAACACTCACCATCTTGTACCCGGGGGACGAAAGTGATCGTATGACTGAATTTCTTGGAAATGAATTTTCAGAGAAAATGGCAGCCGATCTCGGATTAAAGTTGAAAGTTATTTTTGTGCCATGGGCTCAGTACTGGGAGCAAAAAGATATTATGCTCGCTGCAAATGAACCGATTGATCTTTATTGGGATGGCCTTCCCGACCTTTCTACCATTGTGAATAAGAAGCAAAGCATGCCATTGGATGATCTAATTAAGCAATATGGCCAGGATATGCTCAAAGTGCTGCCGATGGAACAGTTTCAGGGTGCGGTAATTGACGGCAAAATTCATGGTATTCCATCGGCGTATGCTCCGTCATCAGCCATGTATCAACTGGTAGCTGTTCGTCAGGATATACTAGAGGCTGTTGGTATGAACGAAATAAAAACAGCTGAAGATTTAAAAGATTTTGCTACCAAAGCGAAAAAACAGTTTCCGGAAATGAAAGGGCCAGCTGATATTGTCTTTAAACCTCTCACCAGATATTTTACAGAAGAGCAGTATAACTTTATTGCAGTAGAAGATTTAATCGTATTTGGCGAAGACAGCAAAAAAGCACATAGCTATTATGAATCAGAAGCTTTCCAAAAAGTAGCGAAATTTAACCGCAGTATGTATGATGCAGGGCTTTATTCAGAGGATCTGACTATCAAATACAATGAACGGGATTCTCGCATGCAGACAGGTCTATACTTATGGGTTGAAGGCTCGTTAGGCAAAGAAATGGAAATTATAGATGCAATAAAAGCAAATGCACCTGATGCTAGAGTGAAAACTTATCTTCTGGCACCTGAGAAACCTCGTTATATTACTGCAACAGGAGGAGAAGTTCTTGGCGTTCCGGTAACGGCTCCTAATCCAGAGGGTGCGATAAAATTCGTGAACTGGATTTATAAATCCAAAGAAAATTATCAATTAGCGCTCTATGGCGTTGAAGGCAAAGATTATGAGATTGTAGATGGAAGAATCAAAAAGCTGACTGCAAATGAGTTTTTCTATGAATGGATGTTTAGAAACCAGAATTATCAATTGTTTGGACCAGACGTAGCACAAGAATCAATTGATCATTATAAGACGTGGGATGACGAGGCAGTAACTTCCGCTTCACTCGGCTTCCGATTTAATAATGAGAAAGTAAAATTGATTGAGACTGCGCTAAAAGAAGTAGCAGGCAAGGACTTAGCAGCTATACGTTCAGGCTTTGTCGATTTTGAAACGGAATATCCGAAAGCGATTAAGAAGCTAAAAGCAGCAGGGATTGATGATTACGTAGCTGAGATTCAACGCCAGTTGGATGAGTTTTTGGCTAGTAAATAA
- a CDS encoding oxidoreductase — protein sequence MTRTNFLETRLTSRYGEVGLKQENNTVFADLVIDSVSLYQRLKEYDLVPAFGYGNADQQKLITDYYLFKYPFDYKYHRYPIMICPQCGDLDCGYISVAIDKEADIVEWSNFYLEHNNLLLNIGPFHFEWDNYKSTIEKAFEIGRLR from the coding sequence ATGACTAGAACAAATTTTCTAGAGACAAGATTAACGAGCAGATACGGTGAAGTAGGTTTAAAACAAGAGAACAACACAGTGTTTGCTGACTTGGTCATTGATTCAGTGTCCTTGTATCAAAGGCTAAAAGAATATGACTTAGTACCTGCTTTTGGCTATGGGAATGCTGACCAACAAAAGCTTATAACTGATTACTATTTATTTAAATATCCCTTTGATTATAAGTATCATAGGTATCCCATAATGATTTGTCCTCAATGTGGTGATTTGGACTGTGGTTATATTTCTGTAGCTATAGATAAAGAAGCAGATATTGTTGAATGGAGTAATTTTTATTTAGAACATAATAATCTATTGCTAAATATCGGGCCTTTCCACTTTGAATGGGATAATTACAAATCTACAATAGAAAAAGCTTTTGAGATAGGTCGATTACGCTAA
- a CDS encoding PLP-dependent aminotransferase family protein, translated as MFTEFNLTDDSPAYTQVKEYMKSLITLGVLQANQKLPSTRELSSMLNVSRNTVVSAYADLKDEGFVYVDKGKGSFVAQKLGESATDPSWQLDWKQNISKQAKIAEEMDLSKHGIRSSTGEINFTSIAPDGKLFDLDNVKRAFLDRMSIEGEIILNYGYAQGYKPLMEYLLRYMENKGVNLEGKDILITNGFTEGLDLILSALIKKHGRVLCENPTHHAAIKLFKMHGFDIEGIEMEQDGINLVELERALSERLFDLTYLVPSYHNPTGIVMSPHKRMEVIKLLHKYQVPLIEDGFNEELRFSGDHIAPLLACNGNGNSVIYLGSFSKILFPGLRVGWVLAEKELIYYLESVKRARSIHTSTLDQSLLYQYLHNGNFEKYLKKAKSEYKRKCELVIRCCKAFIPLKRLSGDGGLHVFIEFEDNFDTNDLLEYCRHKGVIFTPGNFFFTDNKGHHTMRLGFSRVADEDIIKGIQIIGDTAKQMMKERQP; from the coding sequence ATGTTTACTGAATTCAATTTGACGGATGACAGCCCTGCCTATACCCAAGTAAAAGAATACATGAAAAGCTTAATTACTTTAGGAGTATTGCAAGCGAATCAGAAGCTACCGTCCACGCGCGAACTCAGTTCTATGCTGAATGTCAGTAGAAATACGGTAGTTAGTGCATACGCAGATTTGAAAGACGAAGGTTTTGTGTATGTAGATAAAGGAAAAGGGAGCTTTGTTGCTCAAAAATTAGGTGAGTCAGCAACTGACCCTTCATGGCAGCTTGATTGGAAGCAAAATATTAGCAAGCAAGCGAAGATTGCTGAAGAAATGGATCTTAGCAAGCACGGGATACGTTCGAGCACAGGAGAAATCAATTTTACAAGTATCGCACCGGATGGGAAACTGTTTGATCTCGATAATGTCAAACGAGCTTTTTTAGATCGGATGTCCATAGAGGGTGAAATCATCTTAAACTATGGATATGCACAAGGCTACAAGCCTTTAATGGAATATTTACTTCGATATATGGAGAATAAAGGGGTAAATCTAGAGGGTAAGGATATTCTGATTACGAACGGTTTTACAGAAGGGTTAGACCTCATTTTATCGGCTTTGATTAAGAAACATGGCCGTGTTCTTTGCGAGAACCCTACCCATCATGCGGCAATTAAACTGTTTAAGATGCATGGATTTGATATTGAGGGTATCGAAATGGAGCAAGACGGGATTAATCTTGTGGAGCTGGAGAGAGCATTGTCAGAACGATTGTTTGATTTAACCTATCTTGTACCTTCTTATCATAATCCAACGGGTATTGTGATGTCTCCCCATAAACGAATGGAAGTCATCAAGCTGCTCCATAAATATCAAGTCCCGCTTATTGAAGATGGGTTCAACGAGGAACTAAGGTTTTCAGGAGACCACATTGCCCCTTTACTTGCATGTAACGGAAATGGAAATAGTGTCATCTATCTAGGCAGTTTTTCGAAAATCCTTTTCCCCGGCCTCCGGGTTGGATGGGTCTTGGCTGAGAAAGAGCTCATTTATTATCTGGAAAGTGTAAAGCGTGCGCGAAGCATTCACACCTCCACGTTAGATCAATCCTTGCTTTATCAATATCTTCATAATGGCAACTTCGAGAAATATTTGAAGAAAGCCAAATCTGAATATAAACGAAAATGTGAATTAGTCATTCGGTGCTGTAAAGCGTTTATTCCGTTAAAACGCCTTTCAGGCGACGGAGGGCTTCATGTTTTTATTGAATTCGAAGACAACTTTGATACCAATGACTTATTAGAATACTGTCGCCACAAAGGAGTCATATTTACTCCGGGCAACTTTTTTTTTACAGATAATAAAGGTCATCATACGATGCGGCTTGGTTTCTCACGAGTAGCAGATGAGGACATCATAAAAGGGATTCAAATTATAGGTGATACGGCTAAACAAATGATGAAGGAGAGACAGCCATGA
- a CDS encoding TetR/AcrR family transcriptional regulator, producing the protein MMNKQSLRDIKREATANALADAAFALALERGMDGFVVEDVVQRAGYSRRTFANHYSCKEEAIASAALIFKGADEIGNWIKSLNEDMSPLDILHQLMKLHLTGEHIGKLRQLVSFSRQHPTLEPYILSGLRRLQIMAQETLDEFSHERYPDGYTHLLAGAVYGAMLPILDGSLSVLLPGQSVAETPEAVTFDQYLDTMFGYLRNGF; encoded by the coding sequence ATGATGAACAAACAAAGCCTACGCGATATCAAAAGAGAAGCAACCGCAAATGCGCTTGCCGATGCAGCTTTCGCTCTTGCTCTGGAAAGGGGAATGGATGGTTTTGTCGTCGAAGATGTCGTGCAACGCGCCGGTTACTCCAGAAGAACGTTTGCCAACCACTACTCCTGTAAAGAGGAAGCGATAGCTTCAGCAGCTCTCATCTTTAAAGGCGCCGACGAAATTGGGAATTGGATCAAAAGCTTAAACGAGGACATGTCCCCACTCGACATTCTTCACCAGTTGATGAAGCTGCATCTGACAGGAGAACATATTGGAAAACTGCGGCAGCTTGTATCATTTTCGAGGCAACACCCTACGCTTGAGCCTTACATCTTAAGCGGACTGCGCCGTTTGCAAATTATGGCTCAGGAAACTTTAGATGAGTTTTCCCATGAACGATATCCCGATGGGTATACCCACCTCCTCGCCGGAGCTGTTTATGGAGCCATGCTCCCCATACTGGATGGCAGCCTGAGTGTGCTGTTACCAGGTCAATCCGTCGCCGAGACCCCAGAGGCCGTAACGTTCGATCAATATTTAGACACCATGTTTGGTTACTTGCGAAACGGATTTTAG
- the spoIIP gene encoding stage II sporulation protein P encodes MRLRNQLLGGTIILTLLAGGSDSAYASIQTLSAGKKLSQGVQQYAQTVQKKETIAKIVDTTNLRKGPGLEYEIVAKAKAGTSYPIVGSKGEWYKVTLSSGNTAYVANWVVETVESSGSQPTSNNGQNQENANKPSGGQDKEAIVNIVDTTNLRKGPGLDYEIVAKARAGETFPVVGLEGDWYKVSLPSGGTAYVANWVVNTGTNKQSGSKVYIYHTHNRESWRNVLGNSKGTSVDDAKVNITLVGKKLAESLQKKGISSIVEQTDFTERLNEQKLSYTKAYVESRKAVDKAMKANTSLSYFFDIHRDADVPRSKTTVVINGKTYARIMFVIGDANPAHKENKKFAEALNALLNKKYPGISRGVLMKSAHQGNAEYNQSVSNGSLLLEFGGVNNTLEENLQTAEAFADVFAEYYKSIK; translated from the coding sequence TTGAGATTAAGAAATCAACTATTGGGTGGAACGATCATTCTTACATTATTAGCAGGGGGATCGGATTCTGCCTATGCATCAATTCAGACCTTGTCGGCAGGAAAAAAGCTAAGCCAGGGAGTACAGCAGTACGCTCAAACCGTTCAAAAGAAAGAAACAATCGCTAAAATTGTGGATACTACCAATTTGCGCAAAGGACCGGGGCTAGAATATGAGATTGTTGCCAAAGCGAAGGCTGGCACATCTTATCCAATCGTTGGATCGAAAGGGGAATGGTACAAAGTAACTCTTTCCAGCGGTAACACGGCTTATGTTGCAAATTGGGTAGTGGAGACGGTTGAGAGCAGTGGCAGCCAACCTACTTCAAATAATGGACAAAACCAGGAAAATGCCAACAAGCCGAGTGGTGGTCAAGATAAGGAAGCTATAGTAAATATAGTAGATACTACTAATTTGCGCAAAGGTCCTGGTTTAGATTATGAGATTGTTGCAAAGGCGAGAGCTGGTGAAACCTTTCCTGTCGTCGGATTAGAAGGAGATTGGTATAAAGTATCGCTGCCTAGTGGAGGAACCGCTTACGTTGCTAATTGGGTTGTGAATACGGGGACTAACAAACAAAGCGGCAGTAAAGTGTATATCTATCATACGCATAATAGGGAGTCCTGGAGAAATGTATTAGGCAATTCAAAAGGGACCTCCGTCGACGATGCCAAAGTGAACATTACGCTTGTAGGCAAGAAGCTTGCTGAGAGTCTTCAGAAAAAAGGGATATCCTCCATTGTGGAACAGACCGACTTTACTGAAAGACTGAATGAACAGAAATTAAGCTACACAAAAGCCTACGTTGAATCGCGTAAAGCAGTCGACAAGGCGATGAAGGCTAATACTTCACTATCCTATTTCTTCGATATTCACCGTGATGCAGATGTTCCGCGGAGCAAAACAACGGTTGTCATTAATGGTAAAACGTATGCGCGCATTATGTTCGTCATTGGTGATGCTAATCCCGCGCATAAGGAAAACAAAAAGTTCGCCGAAGCGTTAAACGCTCTATTGAACAAGAAGTATCCTGGCATATCGAGGGGAGTTCTTATGAAAAGCGCCCACCAGGGGAATGCCGAGTACAACCAGTCCGTCTCTAATGGAAGCCTGCTTCTGGAATTTGGGGGAGTAAATAATACACTGGAAGAAAATCTTCAAACAGCAGAGGCTTTCGCTGACGTGTTTGCGGAGTATTATAAATCAATTAAATAA
- a CDS encoding D-alanine--D-alanine ligase, protein MRVGVIMGGISSEKEVSLMTGREMIANLDREKYELYPIEINRKDELIEKVKNIDVALLALHGKFGEDGTIQGALETLGVPYTGCGVLSSSLSMDKNISKKLFRNEGIHTPDWIHLNGADELSIEDVERLGYPVIVKPNSGGSSLGVKILKNKETLVDEVLETFRWDNEVLIEQYIEGEEITCSILNGKLLPIIAIRSQSEFFDYSSKYDDGGADEQVIQLPPEIFERVRASALGCYKTLKCSVYARIDMIIKDGIPYVMEVNTLPGLTKNSLLPKSAKAAGISFSQLLDQIIEYSLMERKN, encoded by the coding sequence ATGAGAGTTGGAGTGATAATGGGGGGTATTTCATCAGAAAAAGAAGTATCCCTTATGACTGGACGCGAAATGATTGCTAATTTGGATAGAGAAAAATATGAGTTGTATCCGATTGAAATCAATCGAAAAGATGAACTCATTGAAAAAGTGAAAAATATTGATGTAGCTCTGCTTGCGCTTCATGGGAAGTTTGGTGAAGATGGAACGATTCAAGGAGCGCTTGAAACACTTGGCGTTCCTTATACCGGCTGCGGTGTTTTATCGAGCAGCTTGAGCATGGATAAAAATATTTCCAAAAAGCTTTTTCGTAATGAAGGCATCCATACTCCTGACTGGATACATTTGAATGGTGCAGATGAATTAAGTATTGAAGATGTCGAACGTCTGGGGTATCCGGTTATAGTGAAGCCAAATTCAGGCGGATCGAGTTTAGGAGTCAAAATATTAAAGAACAAAGAAACGTTGGTTGATGAGGTACTAGAAACCTTTCGATGGGATAATGAAGTATTGATCGAGCAATATATCGAAGGTGAGGAAATAACCTGCTCCATTTTAAACGGTAAACTTCTTCCCATCATCGCTATTCGGTCTCAATCTGAATTTTTTGATTATTCTTCCAAGTATGATGACGGTGGAGCCGATGAACAAGTGATCCAGCTGCCTCCTGAGATTTTTGAACGGGTTCGTGCTTCTGCACTCGGCTGTTACAAGACATTAAAATGCAGCGTTTACGCCCGAATCGACATGATTATTAAAGATGGAATTCCTTATGTAATGGAAGTGAACACATTACCTGGTTTGACGAAAAATAGCCTTCTGCCCAAAAGCGCCAAAGCTGCGGGAATTTCATTCAGTCAACTGTTGGATCAGATTATTGAATATTCATTAATGGAAAGAAAGAATTAA
- a CDS encoding TetR/AcrR family transcriptional regulator, with protein MDRRVLKSQEAIKTAFIELMSEKNFNEITIQDISDKANVGRRTIYHHYLDKFDLLDKLIEEHINELRKICKASSELDFVAANLIMFDYFERNFSFFSTMLASSGASTFRTRLLELLIEELENDVDITQGINKGLNKDIILNFFGTAIVGIMESYITNGIPESPKVMAEQLGILLERNL; from the coding sequence ATGGATAGAAGAGTTCTCAAGTCTCAAGAAGCAATTAAAACTGCTTTTATTGAACTGATGTCTGAAAAAAACTTTAATGAAATTACGATTCAAGATATTTCCGACAAAGCAAATGTAGGTCGAAGAACAATATACCATCATTATTTAGATAAGTTTGATCTACTGGACAAACTGATTGAAGAACATATAAACGAACTAAGGAAAATCTGCAAGGCATCATCAGAATTAGATTTCGTGGCAGCAAATTTAATTATGTTCGACTATTTCGAACGTAATTTTTCTTTCTTTTCGACCATGTTAGCAAGCAGCGGTGCCTCAACATTCCGAACTCGACTCCTTGAATTACTCATTGAAGAATTAGAAAATGACGTAGATATAACTCAAGGAATAAATAAAGGTTTGAATAAAGATATTATTCTTAATTTTTTTGGTACTGCTATCGTTGGAATAATGGAATCGTATATTACGAATGGAATACCTGAATCGCCGAAAGTTATGGCAGAACAATTGGGGATATTATTAGAGAGGAATTTATAA
- a CDS encoding HAD hydrolase-like protein, producing MSLSLIFDMDGTLFQTNKILEISLEDAFNQLRAINEWDTATPIDKYREIMGIPLPKVWETLLPNHSKEIREQTDAYFLERLIENIRSGNGALYPNVKEVFSYLKDNGFSIYIASNGLTDYLKAIVSYYHLDNWITETFSIQQIESLNKSDLVKSIIEKYGITNAAVVGDRLSDINAAKDNGLVAIGCNFDFAQEDELSQADIVIDDLIELKTIVSQLKK from the coding sequence ATGTCACTATCACTTATCTTTGATATGGACGGAACACTATTTCAAACAAATAAAATATTAGAAATATCACTTGAAGATGCGTTTAATCAGTTAAGAGCAATAAATGAATGGGATACAGCAACACCTATTGATAAATACCGCGAAATTATGGGTATCCCTTTACCAAAGGTTTGGGAAACTCTGTTGCCCAATCATTCCAAAGAAATAAGAGAACAAACGGATGCATACTTTCTAGAACGATTAATTGAAAACATTAGAAGCGGGAATGGTGCTTTATATCCTAATGTAAAAGAAGTTTTTAGTTATCTAAAAGACAATGGTTTTTCAATATACATAGCTAGCAATGGTCTAACGGATTATTTAAAAGCAATCGTGAGTTATTATCATTTGGATAATTGGATAACAGAAACGTTTAGTATTCAACAAATTGAATCGCTAAATAAATCAGATTTAGTTAAAAGCATTATTGAAAAATACGGTATTACCAACGCAGCTGTAGTAGGAGATCGTCTATCGGATATAAATGCAGCCAAAGATAATGGTTTAGTCGCTATTGGATGCAACTTTGATTTTGCACAAGAAGACGAACTCTCTCAGGCAGATATAGTTATTGATGACTTAATTGAGCTGAAAACAATAGTGTCACAGTTAAAAAAATAG